The sequence below is a genomic window from Acidobacteriota bacterium.
TTGCGGTCGTAAGCCTGCGACGATATCAAAAGCTGATTGCGAAGCGGTATCGCCGCCTGCGTTGGGTTAACGCCGACCGCATCGTAAATTCGCACCTGCGTATCAAAAGCCGCTGCGACCTTGGTCGAATCCGACGACCAGACCGGCCTGACGACAGTCAAATTATCGTCAAGACGGCGCTCGCGGCCATTTTTCTCGATGATCCGCGGTCGTCCCTGCGGAACGAGAGCCTCGCCCTTGCTGGCAGACATAACCTCGAGATATTTCCACTCGCGGGCCGTCGCGGCAAGTGCGACGAGCATCGTGCTGTCCGGCGACCAGGCGTAGTAGAAGTAGATTATCCCCTCATTCTCAGTGATCGCCTTCACGCCCGTTCCGTCTGCCGTACACGTGTAGATCTGCTCGGTGCGAAACGTGAGAATTCCGGTCGGGGCAGCCGGCGTCGGTGCGATAGGTGCCGAAGCCGTCGGATCGGCGGTGTTGGCGTCAGGGGCGGTGTTCGCGTGATCAATTGGCGGAACAATAGGTGCGGGCGTCGGCAATGTCGTCAGTCCCAGATCCGGAGCCACAACCCGTATCATTGCAACAAATGCGAGCGACGACGAATCGGGCGACCAGACGATCGTATCCGGAAAATGCACGGCCATCGTGTCCGACGTCAGCTTCTTCAACAGCTTGCCGTCCGCCGAGTACATATCGAGCCGATACTCCGAGCTGTAGTCCGTGACCTGTGATAAACAGCGACGATCCGCTTTTTGTCGGGCGACGCGATCGTTTTGTCGAGTATTTCCTGCGGCCGGGAATTATCAAAATCAGCTTGGATCGCCTCGCTCCGCGTCTCCGCCGCAGGCTTGCCGGCATCAGCCGCCGGAGCCGGAACATCAGCCTCATACCGGAAATTCAACCGAACCGCCGGGACACTGCCAACCGTTGGCGGCGCGACATTCTGCTGCTTGAACATACTGCTCTCACAGCCCGCCAACACCGCGACAAAACACAGCAATACCAAAACCCGATATGGTAAACGACCCAAACGCATCAATGAATAATACCAAGTCGGCAATCGCTTGTCAGTAGTGGCCAATCATGAACCGCGGACAAGAAAAGAAACTGCGAAATTTCACTAAAGATACGAAGGTCGGAATAGGGTATCCTCAGGAGGCTCATGTACAGCTTCCGGTTATTAGATTTCCAGTTTTGTAAAGTTATAGTTACTGCTGACCGACAAAATCAAAATCGGCCAAAGTATCGACTATTTGAAGTACGCGTGGCGTAAAGCGGTCCCGTTTCGAATTAACGCCAATAGTGTAAGTTCGGCCCGCTTCGATATCGGTAAATCGATATTGACCGAAAGAACTGGTCGTCGCGATACGGCTGTTGCCATTTGTGTCGGTGACCACAACAATGGCATTCCTGATCCCGCGGCCATCTGGTGTAAGCACCCGGCCCGAAAGATCGACTCCGGCAGCTGTGGCACCAACTATTACGTACCCAGGGTCGTATATGGTTGGGAGAAGGACTCCCGCAGCATTAGAAACACTTTGCGGTGTCGGAACGCTAGTGAACGCAATCTGATAGGTGCCGACCGGGGCATTCCCCCGAAATGTAAAAGTGACACTAGCAATATTTCTTGTACCGGTGCTGTAGGTGTTCGTCGAGTCAATACGAATGCCGATCTGACCCGGTAAAGTAGTGTTTGTCGCGATAGAAGATTCGGCAGGAACCCCGCTGCCGATTCTAATGACCGGGTCGCTCAGCACTGTCGGCGGATAGTAGAAGCTGAAACCTACCGGAGGATTCGTCACCTGAGCAACGAGCTGAAAGTTAATTGTGACTGGAGTCGCGAAACCACCGGGTACTGACACATTTGTCGCTCTAATTACACGTTCACCTTGTGCTTTTATTGACTCCAGTCAAAAAACCCGAAGCGGCCAAACCTAAAACAACCCCAAACACCAAAATACGACAAGATATAAAAGACGTTACTGTAGATTTTTTCATTTTTTAGCCCCTTATTGAGAAATTGTGCCGTTATATTAATGATGAGGCGGAAATCAAGTGGGTCAACAACTATTCTTGAGCCAAAACAACGGATTCTGAGCCAAAACCATCATTCCTGTCCATTTTCGCTTTTGTGGCGGTGTCTTTTATGGAAAAGGCTGCGGTATTCAGTCGGCGTAAGGCGGAATTTCTTCTTGAAGTCACGGGCAAAATGACTGGGGTCAGGTATCCCAACGTGGATGCCGATCTGGTCGATATGGTCATAGGTTGTTTCGATGAGATGTACTGCTTTTTCCAGACGCTTTTCTTTTAGCCAAGCCGCTGGCGAGTTTTTGAGAACCCTTTTGAAGGCTACGGGGAAATGAGACAGCGAGATACCAGTCTTTTTAGCCATCATCTCTACCGTCCAATCTTCATCCAAATGTTCGAGCAAGTGTTCCTGAAAATCTAAAATTTGTTCTTCCACTGTGAGAGTCCTCCAGTTAGGGATTGAAGAATGTTCAGCAAATACATACGATCTTTGCTCGCGCGGGAGAGCGGGAATGACTTGCGACAGAAAGGTTGTAGTCGATCAGAGAGGCAAGACAACCGTGGAAAAAGTCGCTTTCAAGCTTTTTGAAAGTAAAAATCAGAATATTCCCTTGAGATGTGAAATGCAAGGAATTCTTCCTTAACAGCTTCGCTCTAAAGTAGGATCGGCGCGTCTAGCAAAGACCTTCGACCAATCTCCCAAATACCTCTACCAAACTTCGCGCAACGGTCGAAAATAGGTTGATTTACCTC
It includes:
- a CDS encoding carboxypeptidase regulatory-like domain-containing protein, whose translation is MSVPGGFATPVTINFQLVAQVTNPPVGFSFYYPPTVLSDPVIRIGSGVPAESSIATNTTLPGQIGIRIDSTNTYSTGTRNIASVTFTFRGNAPVGTYQIAFTSVPTPQSVSNAAGVLLPTIYDPGYVIVGATAAGVDLSGRVLTPDGRGIRNAIVVVTDTNGNSRIATTSSFGQYRFTDIEAGRTYTIGVNSKRDRFTPRVLQIVDTLADFDFVGQQ
- a CDS encoding helix-turn-helix transcriptional regulator; translated protein: MEEQILDFQEHLLEHLDEDWTVEMMAKKTGISLSHFPVAFKRVLKNSPAAWLKEKRLEKAVHLIETTYDHIDQIGIHVGIPDPSHFARDFKKKFRLTPTEYRSLFHKRHRHKSENGQE